Genomic segment of Tomitella fengzijianii:
GAACCCGCCCCCGGCGGGGGCGGGCACGGCCGCCGAGAGGATCCCCGCATCGGCCAGCGCGGCATGCAGGGCGCTGTCGAAGCGGCCGGGCACCTCGTCGAGTTCCTGCTGGCGATCGGGGGTGCTGAGCTTCTCGCAGATGTCGCGGGTGAGGCCGGCGAGATCGTCCTGGGCCTCGGTTCGGGTGAAATCCATGTGTGGTCCCTGTGGTCGGGCGCCGGAAACGGCGCCGGATGGTCCGTGCGCCGGGCGTCAGCGGCGGGAGGCGGGCTGGCCGAGTGCTGCCATCGCGATGATGTCGCGCTGGACCTCGTTGGTGCCGCCGCCGAACGTGAGGATCAGCGACGAACGGTGCATGCGCTCGAGACGGCCGCGCAGGATCGCCCCGGGCGAGTCCTGGCGCAGAAGGGCGTCGGGCCCGAGGACCTCCATGAGCAGCCGGTAGGCCTCGGTGGCGAACTCGGTGCCGAACACCTTGCAGGCCGACGCGTCGCCGGGGCTCGGCGCGTGCTCGGCGCTCCACGCGATCTCCCAGTTCATCAGCTTCAGGTACTCGACCTTGGCGTGGACGCGGGCCAGGTTCAGCTGCACCCACTCCTGGTCGATCACCCGACGTCCGTCGGTCAGGCGTGTGGACATCGCCCAATCGGTGGCCGCCTCGAGCGCCCCGATGATGGGCGCCGCGGAGGTGAGTGCGACCCGCTCGTGGTTGAGCTGGTTGGTCATCAGCTTCCAGCCGCCGCCGACCTCGCCGACGACGTTCTCCGCGGGGACCCGCACGTCCTGGTAGTAGGTCGCGGAGGTGTCGGGCCCGGCCATGGTGTGCACCGGGGTGTAGGAGAAGCCCTCGGCGTCGGTGGGCACGATCATCATCGTGATGCCGCGGTGCTTCTTGACTTCCCGGTCGGTGCGGGCCGCCAGCCACACGTAGTCCGCGTAGGCGATGAGGCTGGTCCACATCTTCTGCCCGTTGACGATCCAGTCGCCGGAGGCGTCGTCCCGCACCGCGGACGTGCGCAGGCTCGCGAGGTCGGTGCCGGAACCGGGCTCGGAGTAGCCGATGGAGAAGTGCACCTCGCCGGCGGCGATCCGCGGCAGGTAGAACGCCTTCTGCTCCGGCGTGCCGAAGTGCATGATCGTCGGGGCCACCGAGTTGATGGTGAGGAAGGGGACGGGTGCGCCGGCGATCGCCGCCTCGTCGGTGAAGATGAGCTGATCGATGGCGGACCGGTCCTGTCCGCCGAACTCCTCCGGCCAGCCCAGCGCAAGCCAGCCGTCCTCGCCCATCTGGCGGACCACGTCGCGGTAGGCGGTGCCTTCGCCGTACTCGCCGCTCTGCACGGAGAGCGCTTCGCGTCGCTCGGGCGTGATCAGGCGGGAGAAGTACTCGCGAAGCTCGGCGCGCAGCGCCTCCTGCTCCGGACTGTAGGCAATGTGCATGTGACCTCCGTGTACGGGAAGAATGCGTCGCCGGACGGCTCACGGTGCGCCGGCGTCTGTGCGGTGCGTCACGACCGATCATTGCACATGGCTGGAACACGTTCTAGTGTGTGGTGCACGCCGCCTCGGTGGAGGCGATCCGGATCTCAGGAGGAGTGAGCCGATGAGGGTGAAGGTCGACCTGAACCTGTGTGAGGCCAATGCGATCTGCTGCGGGCTCGCACCCAAGGTGTTCGAGCTGGACGACGAGGACATCCTGCACGTCAAGGTGGACGAGGTCCCCGAGGAGCTGGAGAAGCGCGTGCAGATGGCCGTGGACCGCTGCCCCAAGGCGGCGCTGAGCAAGTACTGACTGCCGGCGACGCCGTGCGTGCGGCGTCGCCGCGGTGATGGTCGAGGAATGTGCGCCGGCCGGATGTTCCGGCCGGCGCTCCGCTGCCGGGGTGCCCTGCGGACCGGCGGTGCGACGACGGAGAGGTCGTCCGTTCGGTGCAATCGGGCCACCCCCCGGTGAGGCGGGTCACAGGTGCTGTACGGTGCTTACTGCAACACGTTCTCGTTCGTAGCGGGGAGGCCCGCACGAGGGCCGGGCGATCGCCGGAGTCCGGAGTGCCGGCCGGTGGGCCCGCCGGTGCGGGTGACACGGGTACGGCACGGGGTCACGGATGCGGGCGTCCGCCTGGTGGATACTGTGTCCGCGCCGCGTGAATAGGACGCAGGTCACGTGGCGCGCCCGTGAATCGCAGGTTGAAACGAGTAGCTCTAGGGAGGAGGTCCGGTGAACAAGGTCATGGAAGGCCCCGTCAAAGGCATCGGCGGGTTCTTTGCGATGACGCTGGACTCCTTCCGCTACACCTTCTCCCGGCCCATCCAGTGGCGGGAGTTCATCGAACAGGCGTGGTTCATCGCGCGGGTCTCGATGATCCCCACGATCCTCGTCGCGGTGCCGTTCACGGTGCTCGTCAGCTTCACGCTGAACATCCTGCTGCGCGAGATCGGCGCATCCGACCTCAGTGGCGCCGGCGCGGCGTTCGGCACGATCAGCCAGGTCGGCCCCATGGTGACGGTCCTGATCGTCGCCGGAGCGGGGGCCACGGCGATCTGCGCCGACCTGGGCGCCCGCACCATCCGCGAGGAGATCGCGGCCATGGAGGTGCTCGGCATCGACCCGGTCAAGCGGCTGGTGATCCCGCGGATGTGGGCCTCGATGCTGGTGGCGATCCTGCTCAACGCCATGGTGTCCACCATCGGCATCTTCGGCGGGTTCGTGTTCTCGGTGTTCCTGCAGGACGTCAACCCGGGCGCCTTCGTCAACGGCATCCCGGTGCTGACCGACCTCGGCGACC
This window contains:
- a CDS encoding acyl-CoA dehydrogenase family protein, giving the protein MHIAYSPEQEALRAELREYFSRLITPERREALSVQSGEYGEGTAYRDVVRQMGEDGWLALGWPEEFGGQDRSAIDQLIFTDEAAIAGAPVPFLTINSVAPTIMHFGTPEQKAFYLPRIAAGEVHFSIGYSEPGSGTDLASLRTSAVRDDASGDWIVNGQKMWTSLIAYADYVWLAARTDREVKKHRGITMMIVPTDAEGFSYTPVHTMAGPDTSATYYQDVRVPAENVVGEVGGGWKLMTNQLNHERVALTSAAPIIGALEAATDWAMSTRLTDGRRVIDQEWVQLNLARVHAKVEYLKLMNWEIAWSAEHAPSPGDASACKVFGTEFATEAYRLLMEVLGPDALLRQDSPGAILRGRLERMHRSSLILTFGGGTNEVQRDIIAMAALGQPASRR
- a CDS encoding ferredoxin; protein product: MRVKVDLNLCEANAICCGLAPKVFELDDEDILHVKVDEVPEELEKRVQMAVDRCPKAALSKY
- a CDS encoding MlaE family ABC transporter permease, which encodes MEGPVKGIGGFFAMTLDSFRYTFSRPIQWREFIEQAWFIARVSMIPTILVAVPFTVLVSFTLNILLREIGASDLSGAGAAFGTISQVGPMVTVLIVAGAGATAICADLGARTIREEIAAMEVLGIDPVKRLVIPRMWASMLVAILLNAMVSTIGIFGGFVFSVFLQDVNPGAFVNGIPVLTDLGDLIISEVKAGVFGVIAGLVACYRGLTVKGGPKSVGDAVNETVVYAFMALFVANVIITAVGVKIAG